From the Oncorhynchus kisutch isolate 150728-3 linkage group LG27, Okis_V2, whole genome shotgun sequence genome, the window CGTCAATCATTCATCCTTTGTCATATCTAGGCTTCGTACCATCTTGGCTTTCTTCGTTTTCAAAGattctctcctttctttccctcGATCATTGTCAACTCCTGTTTCATTCAAGTGTGCATGTTCTGAGACTGCCTTGTACTTTGACAATTACCTGACTTGCTGTGTGTTTTTAATGACAGTGATAAGAGGGCATTGAGAGTGCACTGGGATGTTCACTAATTAATTCAGTGAACCTCTGTTTGGATTGGTGTACTACTGTATAATGTCTAGCATTTTAGATAGACAAAAGGACCTGGAGAGGTATGTAATATACTGTTTGACAGATAAATGGGTAGGTATTAAATTTGTGTACtaaataacatacagtatatcctTTATAAGCCAGGTATGCTGGTACAGAGAAACCGGATCGTTACCTTTTAAATTTTTAGTCCAAATACAAATCAAGATGTTGTCAGCAAAGCAAGAACGTATTAAGGAAAGACAGAATGAGTCACTCACCATCAGCACCCGTCACCTACCCTACCTGTCACTCACACTCCTCCTCACAACCCATCAACTGTCACACCATCTAATGCAAACTGTAAATCTGTTGGTGTTTTACAAGCTGACCTCcagagttggggtcaattccatgtTTATTCCTGTCAGTTAAATTAGAGGGAGTTTCCCCATTGGCATGCTAGTCCAATCCCTAAATGGACTGGAATATTTATATGGAATAAACCCTAGGTCTGTTAAAAGCAGTTGTTGAATAGTATATACAGATAGATGTAGGACCTTAATTTAAGCCAGTTTGCTAAAGTAGTaaaataatcctacagcaacaggaaatgttcattattattatggggcgttgggtagcctagtggttagagcattggacttctaactgaaaggttgcaagatcaaatccctgagctgacaaggtaaaaaaaacagTCGTTATTCCCCTGAACAagcaagttaacccactgttcctaggctgtcgttgaaaataagaattagttctttactgacttgcgtagttaaataaaggtaaaacaaaatgTTTTATGTAGATTATAATTAATAGTATAGAACATGAAGCCCCGCACACTGTTAAGGCTCCCAATTCACCGATTTAGTGACAACGTTTTGATCTGAAACAGATCTTCGTTCATTGATTATAATTCATTTaacattttttgtaggggttgatagatTTTCCactagggcaaatcaagtctcacattttaaagtggaaattagaTTTTAGAAGACTTTTTAagccttgaatacactacaagtttgcatttcctgctgtgctgGAACATTCTCAGCATCAAAAGAGTGatgaaattaagatcctacatctgtagtataCATCTGGTATTTGCCTTGCTGACTTCAGGCCCCATTTCTCCAAGGAGACAAATATGTTGACTGTGCTTTTTATTTTCTATGGCAGCTTCAATCTGACATGGACAAGGGGGATGGAACCCTGAAGTACATTCTAACCGGGGACGGGGCTGGAGACATATTTACTATTGATGAAAACAATGGTGACCTCCATGCCAATAAGAGACTCGACAGAGAGGAGAAGGCCTTCTATACCCTCCGAGCCACCGTAGTCAACAAGAACACAGGCCTGAAACTGGAGCCTGAGACAGAGTTCATCGTTAAACTTCACGATATCAATGACAATGAGCCTAAATTCGCAAAGGAACTTTACATTGCCAGTGCGCCTGAGAGGTCTAATATAGGTATGTGCTCTTTCACTTTAATTTGACTTTTGACATGACCTTTCAATTTATGTTTTAACCTTTGATGATTAAAGATCAGTAACATTTCAAGGTCAATGGTGCCTTAAAGTGTCAAATATTTTGTTTGCTTTTCTTTGAAGCATGAATGGTTTTGACAGTTGATGTGAGTTCATATTCATCCTCAGCTTTTATCTTCCGTTCTCAGGTACTTCAGTCACCCAGGTAACAGCCACGGATGCAGATGACAGCATGTACGGGAACAGCGCTAAACTACGATACAGCATCAGCCAGGGGCACCCATACTTCTCTGTGGACCCAAACacaggtctgtctgtccgtctgtttgTTTGTTGGAACCACCAGCAATGCTCTTTTATTCCTCAAAGCAATTATTACtacaatgaagagagagagagagagatacggtaATGTAATGTTCAGAGTCAGACTGCCAGGGCCATTGCTATTCTCCTCAGCCCCCTGTGCATTTTCCAAAGTACACTGAAACATTTAATCATTTCTAATGTGCACTCTGGAACATCCTGTCGCTCGTTCTGTGTTTAAACAAATGGAAACAATAAAAGCCTCCAACTGGCAGATTATTGTGTGGCTTAACAACGATATGGTTTATCCCTGATGTGACATGGAAGATGATGTCCCCATCACACCAGAGGACATGAAATCCTAAGAGCTTTGGAGGAAAAAAATGGTGTTTCTGAGGGTTTATCTGAAAACAGTTATATTGCAGATGATAGAACCCATTCACAGAAACAAAACAAGCCAGGCCAGATGGTCTTGTGTGCTATCTAATGGAAGGTCGGGGCGGTTGCCATTTTTTACTGTTCCATAAAAATAATTAGGTTACATACCCGTATTAAATGTTTCTCATTAAATCCAAGCACAAGGTCTTAGCAATGTGAAACGGTTGTGGTGACCATTTCTTTGCAAGAGGTGCTTCTTTCTCAGAACAGTTATTAGTTACATTATTCCCATTGGCAGTTGTAACTATAGTAGTTGCCGATACAGTATTTAAATAAAGGACATGCACATAAATGAGTTCACTCTAACTATACCCGCATCACTTAAATCTGTTTGGCATGGTGGCACCATGAGTAATCCCTACAGGACCAGAGAAGGATAAATGTTCTTAGCTAACTCATTAacaatacatggttatattatGTGACACATGAATATTGTATTCTTCTGGTTTGTCCTCAGGTATCATCAGGACAGCCCTGGGGCCTGGAGAGATGGACCGGGAGAAGCGGGAGCACTACCAGGTGGTGATTGAGGCCAAGGACATGGCGGGCCAACGGGGAGGCTTAACTGGTACCACCACAGTCAACATCACCCTGACCGACGTCAACGACAACCCCCCACGCTTCTCTCAGAGTGAGTAGAGGCACAATGACTGGAATTATACTGGTGGTTGAAGTATTCATAGTAGTCCTAGTATAAAAGTGGTAGTgtcagtgtgctgtgtgtgtgtgtaagtgtgtccaTCTTATACAGGGATAGCTGTGATTAAATTGCAATGCCGGGTCCCACGAAGTGAATCAGCTTGATAATCCTGATTAGATGAGCAGCGTAATACtgagtgtctccctctctcatgcgctctctctctctctcacacacacacacacacacacacacacacaaatgagaaACATCCCGGAATCTGTTTGACTTTGACAGATTGCTTTTGTCATTACTATTCTGTTAAAGTCCAGTGGTTGGATGGTGGAAACTAAAGGGGAAAAACACTTTTgatacactccacacacacagtgtgagatATGccttctcacatctctctctccaccttgtcAGTTGATGACACCTTGCAGCAGGAGGCTTACACCCCCAGTCAGCACCATGCTAGGGGGAAACAGAAACGGTGTAATTGGTCACCATGAGCACAAGTTTAATTCACCACTAACACTGCTGGAGGGCCGTGATACAGGCTCACAGGCTCCCTAACAATCTGAATTGTTAAATTTGTTAGCATCAGAAACATGGAAGTATTGAGGAGAAGCTGGCACAAAAAAAACACTCACTCACCATGCCAAAGGAAGACCAACAACCTCTTCTATTTGTGACAAGCTTATGCAATTCTGTTCATGGTTCCAGGCTCTCTTGGCTCCGTTTCATGAGACACTTTCCTTATACTCTCCAACCTAATTATTGACACAAATGGTGAAATGGGAGTGAATGCTACAAATGCAAATAGTCTAATATGAAGCATCTCAAAGTTAATTTGTTAGAACATCCGTtgatttacatacagtatgtgtgtctgtttgtgattCCAGGTATATATCAGTTCAGCGTTCCAGAGTCTATAAAAACTGGAATCCCAGTTGGGAGAATCAACGCAGTAGATAAAGACCTTGGGAAGAATGCGGAGATGTACTACAGTGTTGTCAGTGGGGATGGTTTGGACATGTTCGATGTCATCACGGACAAAGACTCACAGGAAGGCATCATTACAGTTCTAAAGGTAATATCTGTTATGACAAAGATAGTCAGCCACAACTATAAGGCATATATACCCTATTATCAGCCCTGGATAGGCCTGAGGCCATTAGACCATCAGAAACGCTATTATCAAAATGCATTTGTACTGCATCATTACAAAACATGAGTCATCTACTTTGTTCTATTGTGTCCCCGTCCCTGTAGCCGctggactatgaaaagacccgaTCCTATACACTGGAGATCCAGGTACAGAACACTCAGACCTTGGACACTCGCTTCCTGGGGTACCTACCCACCAAGGACATGGCCACAGTCAGGATCGGCATAGAAGATGTGGATGAGCCTCCTCTGTTTGAGAAAGCCAGCtacatgatggaggtgaaggagGATGCAGCCGTGGGTACTGCAGTAGGGTCTGTCAGGGCTATGGACCCGGATGGATACAACAGTCCAGTCAGGTTAGTTAGAGCACTGCTTTGTTTTCCCTCCAGCCCACCCATTCAGTTCTCCTGTACGTACCACCCACACCAAGGTCATGGGGAGATTGGTTATAATCATTTGTATCAGGGGTCATTTGATGAGTGTTAGAGGTTGTGTTACAgtattttaaaaaaaagttgaatGATTACAGTTGAATCGGCCATCTCATTAAATTTGGAGTCGAGAATACGTTGTGTCCATAGAAAGACTAATGAGTGAAGGACAAGCTGTGTGTTTTGCTCATCTCCACAAACGCGCACACACTTTTTTAGTGAGTTCTTATCAATGTCCAAAGTCCCTTAATTACCACTCCTCATGGAAATATACTGAAAGGGCATTCCAGGATACATTTAATTAGATCATTGCGTAATCCGCTGGATGATCAAACTGATAGGGCTGGTCTGTTCTGGGCCTCTGTTCAGGGCTGTTTTCCTTCCAGGCCAGTCAGGGTAAAGAAGAAAGGGAGGAAAATAGAGTGATTTAAGTCCCATTGGCTGTTTAGGACAGATCCCCGGGGTGTGCAGTATTCAGAATAATTTTGTGAATGCACAGAGAGGGCAGTAAAGACTAATTCCTTGCAAAAGGGTTGTCAAGTTCAGCAATAGAAGTTGTAGGGGAATGGAAGAAAATAGTCCATGCTTTTATTTGTTATTGTATCAATATTTGTATGCCTATTTTACAGGTACTCCATTGATCGTCGTACTGATCTAGACAGGCTTTTCAACGTGCATTCTGGGAATGGGTCCATATTTACCATAAGACCTCTTGACCGAGAAGAAGCTGCCTGGCACAACATTTCTGTTATCGCAACAGAGTTCAGTAAGTCTTTCTCAGCTTTATCATGCACATGAATTCACAAAACAAACTATTCTACCAAGTCTATGGAGTTCAATGATTATATTCTGTCCTTTGttgaaacattaaaaaaactaaaatcatACATAATTATTTATTGCAAATTATTATACATTGTTGTGATGTGCATGTTttccaacacacagacaaaccTCTGCAGACCAGTTGGGTGCCAGTCTATGTCCGTCTTCTAGATGTCAACGACAACGCACCAAAGTTCGCCTCTTTCTACGAGACATTTGTTTGTGAAAAGACTAAGGCTGGACAGGTACAGAACACGGATCCTCCACTTACATCCCATGATAGATTGACATAATTTTATTATTCTCGCTGCTATAATTACATCCATATCCTAGTGACATCTAGAGGTGCTACAATAGGTACAGTATATGCCCAGGAATACTCCTGTATGTAAATGGTGATAAAGCATTGTGATGAGTACTGCAGTCCTCTGGGGTAGTGATTGGTCTCCAGAGTCTACTTTGTGAGGCGGCTGATGAGATAATCTATCATGGCAGCACAAGGCAGGTGACAGTAGCTGTCACACATCAAGGGCATGTTTAAATAGGTGCCCAGCACACGCCTTCTCCTCTACTCCCTCGCCTTTCATCCCTCCTTCATCCCTCTGTCATTATTCATAATCATAAATTCACTGAGGTGTTTGTGTTTGCTGTGCTCCTGTTTACCAAGCAAGGTCCCTTGAGAGGACTCAATAAAATCATCCACAATATATCTTCCACAATGGTTATTATTGCCACCGATTAAATAAACATATCAATCTGTTTAGTCTATATAGATGGTCTATATCCTAGAAGTTTAGCCTCCAATTTTTCCTCTGATGTCACAAACCGGGGGAACCAAAGAGCACCTTACAACTATTCTTGCTATCTGAGAGCACACAGATTGTTTGTTTTTTATCAATCTGTTTGTTTATCCCGTAAACAGAAGATCCAGACGGTGAGTGCTGTGGATGCAGATGACCCGGTGGGTGGACACAAGTTCTTTTTTAGTCTGGCTATGGAGGGGGCTTACCGAGGCAACTTCACAGTCAAAGACAATGGCGgtgagtactgtactgtaggatatTTTGGGGTCTCTATCACACCAGTCATCACCTGATATTATAGTGAAGAagaacaagaaggagagtgatgaagtgctgcatcagatgaccaggcctccacaattacccgacctcaacccaattgagatggcttgggatgagttggactgcagagtgaaggaaaagcagccaacaagtgctcaacatatgtgggaactctttcaagacattttagaaaagcattccaggtgaagctggttgagagaattccgagagtgtgcaaagctgtcatcaaggcaaagggtggctactttgaagaatctcaaatataaaatatattttgatttgtttaacactttttgggttactacatgattccatatgtgttatttcatagttttgctttcttcactattattctataatgtagaaaataataacaaataaagaaaaacccttgaatgagtagtgtccaaattttgactggtactgtatgttgtttCTCTCCCTAGATAACACAGCTGGCGTCCTAACCCGGCGCTCCAGCTACAGCCAACTGCACAAGAGCATCTACCTGGTTCCTGTGGTGATCACGGACGGGGACTTCCCCATGCAGAGCAGCACAGGGACGCTGACGGTGCGCGTGTGCACCTGCGACCGCGAAGGCAACATGGAGCTGTGCAACGCCGAGGCCCAGACCAGCTCAGCTGGACTTAGCACCGGGGCCCTGGTGGCTATCCTGCTGTGTGTCATCATCCTCCTCAGTGAGtatagctgtctgtctgtctgtcggtcggtccgtccgtccgtctgtccgtctgtcggTCCGTCAGTCTCTGACGCATCTCCAACTCCAATTTAGTCATTCATATTAATGTATGCAAACTGTTTGGAAATATATCTTTAATAAGACATTTCACAGGTTATAGTGTAGCCCCTTCTGTataacgcacacgcacacacacacacacacacacacacacacacacacacacacacacacacacacacacacacacacacacacacaggtgcttaTAAGAAAAGCCCTACATTTCCCAGTAGATAGCCTATTTCACTCTTGGCTGTCTACAGTAAAAGTGGTATATATAGAGGATCAAAACAAGTCTGAGGGGATTGAGATTGTGGACAGGATAGT encodes:
- the LOC109872226 gene encoding cadherin-6-like gives rise to the protein MRTCLLTMIWACLSLYVNSTSISRKTVLEMGGEEDRDGAKGGKILKRFKRGWMWNQFFLQEEYTGSDKQYIGKLQSDMDKGDGTLKYILTGDGAGDIFTIDENNGDLHANKRLDREEKAFYTLRATVVNKNTGLKLEPETEFIVKLHDINDNEPKFAKELYIASAPERSNIGTSVTQVTATDADDSMYGNSAKLRYSISQGHPYFSVDPNTGIIRTALGPGEMDREKREHYQVVIEAKDMAGQRGGLTGTTTVNITLTDVNDNPPRFSQSIYQFSVPESIKTGIPVGRINAVDKDLGKNAEMYYSVVSGDGLDMFDVITDKDSQEGIITVLKPLDYEKTRSYTLEIQVQNTQTLDTRFLGYLPTKDMATVRIGIEDVDEPPLFEKASYMMEVKEDAAVGTAVGSVRAMDPDGYNSPVRYSIDRRTDLDRLFNVHSGNGSIFTIRPLDREEAAWHNISVIATEFNKPLQTSWVPVYVRLLDVNDNAPKFASFYETFVCEKTKAGQKIQTVSAVDADDPVGGHKFFFSLAMEGAYRGNFTVKDNGDNTAGVLTRRSSYSQLHKSIYLVPVVITDGDFPMQSSTGTLTVRVCTCDREGNMELCNAEAQTSSAGLSTGALVAILLCVIILLMIIVLFAALKRQKKKEPLIISKEDVRDNVVSYNDEGGGEEDTQAFDIGALRNPEAIEESKQRRDIIPSGTLYPPIRRTAIPSRDNADVRDFINQRVQDNDSNPTAPPYDSLATYAYEGTSSVAESLSSLESASSEGDQDYNYLSDWGPRFRKLADMYGAEDSDRES